A segment of the Asterias amurensis chromosome 11, ASM3211899v1 genome:
CAATTATAACTTTCGGTGAGAAACCTACACCAGGTTtaggtagtttaaaacattttgagaaacattccaTTTGGAAGTAATGCGGTTGTGTTTTATATCCCACTATTTGAATCTGACAATCATTGCTATCAGTAgcgtttcttagattgtgtcTTCATTCATAATTATAAGGTtttttcttcctgcgtggacattattcgctccggatttgcggtgatatctcaaaatcGTAACCACATTTTGAAAGTGAAATTTTCacttgttagttttattgtaaacatcTACGGGGATGAAAAAAAACCCGAatggttctaaaaaaaaacctttttaacaACATGACAGAAGAAACAATTAGGAAGAACCGATATACCGTCATTgcgttctcaaaaacttcatttttttcagtagggaaaaagatgtttttaaaatcaaaaatttGAGATGAGCCTATCTGTATTTATGCGTGTAAACCATGCCACAACAAGTCCTTGACATTCAAGAAGAAGGGAGCGGTATACAAATCAATATGCGGCTAGCTTTATCGCTTACACGATTAATACACTGACAATGGAACAACCTTCAGGTAGGCAGGCTGTACTGGTTCTTTGTAAGATGTGTTCGAAGCACCAATTTTAAGacattaaagatactggacacttttggtaattgtcaaagactagtcttcacagttggtgtatttcaacatatgcataaaatattaacaaaccggtggaaaatttgagctcaatcggtcgtcgaagttgcgagataataatgttagaaaaaacacccttgtcgcaccatggtcacacgaagttgtttgctttcagatgcttgatttcgagacctcaaattctaaatctgaggtatcgaaataaatcaaacttgtggaaatctacttctttttcgaaaactacgtcacttcagagggagctgtttctcacaatgttccacactatcaacctctcccattactcgtaatcaagaaaggtttaagttctgtgaaaatttggactcattgATCATCAAGGCgcaagggaataatgaaagaaaaaaaattgtgcacaaatgtgtatgctttcagatgcctaaaaaggtcAGGGAATTTATTATCTTGAGTAAGAAATtccctctttctaaaaaaaaaactacgttactttatacggagccgtttctccaaatatattatcaacagcttttcattgctcgttaccaagtaagtttgtttatGCTAGCAAATATCCCTCGAATTTGTGGTTttctttgtgaactaacaccgTCCGCCTTTTTGTAAAACCAAACGTTTGACTTGAACATGGAACCGTCTAAGCTCACGTGAGAAAAACTACATAAATTTATTGGATATTTGTGTGAATCGgagggagccacttctcacaatgttttatactatcaacagctctccattgcttgttaccaagttagtttttatgctcacaattattttgagtaacattaccaatagtctcagtgcctttaactacacTCGGTGTTGAAAAACTTAAGCATTTTCTCGAAATGTCAGTTTTTAAAACCATATTTCCGATTTAAAATTAGATTCATTAAAGTATAGAACGCAAGCTTTAAAGCTTTTTAGAAGCCTGAATAAAGCTGGTACCACTGAAGACCTACTGAAGGACACATGCGACCAGAGAACAAAAGACTTTGACTAATGAATCTGCAAAGATTATGGGTTGGGATTTAGTTGTCATAGATATAGCCCTaaataggactctttctctgtacacagatacactgtattataatacgaaagtgtaaggccgccagggttATCATAGACACTACTGTCAAAACGCGAAATGCCTCAGGCCAAGATGCAGGTTTTCGGAAACAGAATTTTGCTTTTCGTTTCAGCCTTTATCCTACCAATTTCTTTGGCCATTATACTTCATGCCCTGCCTCTGGGTGGAGAAATGTGTTCAGCAATGATCTCCACTGCTGAAGGAAAAAACCGGGCCTGTCTCCAAAGAAAAACGGTACTGGCCTTCGGATCGAAATGTCGACAACCCGACAAGAAAAGTGGGTACGACAAAAGTGAGGATAAAAAGTGTGAGTTGTGTTTTGAATCTATTATTTTCTTCATTTCCAGTCTCACATGTGTTATTGAAAACTTTCGTTTTTGACCTTATAGTTTTGTTGAATGATTGGTGTGATGTTATACTTAAAGGTatttggacacctttggtaattgtaaaaaaacaatattctcACTTACGGTTTCCCAAcatatttgcataaaaatacaaaatctgtgaaaactttgactGAAGTGGTCATCGAGTCATCGAGTCATCTGAAGTGGTCATCGTGAATGAttattgaagaaagaaaaaacgcttcttccacaaatttgtgtgctttcagatgcctaaaagggcCGCAGgatgaagtatttttttaatatctgactgagaataaaacaaatgtgtttgtaaaacaataatataacaACTATTTCTTgtagtttttgttattgtttagttTTGAAGATTGTGAAAGATTTAGTGTATAGGCAATTTTGTTTATTCGATTCCTGacggtattttttcttttctttttttttttctttttagatcAATGACAATTTAAAAGCAAACCGTATTAGCAAGCAGCAAAAGCTGCACCAGGTTTTTaccttgttcttttttttcagacGAGAAGATCCAAACAAACTGTACctaatttcttttgaaaaataaaacaaaataaattgttctgTTCGTGTTTTCGTCTGCAGTGCATGTATGTGAGTACTTCACTGAACCATCAAAGCCTCATACCTTCAGGTACATCATGGGTCCCTTGAGCATGCCATTCAAGCTGGACTTCAAAGCGAAAACTTTCGCGGGCCTCATGATAGCCCTCGCAGAGAGAAACGCAACCGACACCATGTTTGCTGAAATAAGTAAGTAGAAACTCTCATCATATATTATAAATGGTTCTGACTTTGACGTAGAAGATCTGCCATTTTTGCTTGCAAAACTTATTTAAAAGTTGATTTCTCAAACTTCCTTTGGTGGTGTTAATGAGCTTTATAATGAAAAGCCTCTAACGTAATGTAGAAGCACACTGCGCAAGATGGCTGCGCTTTTAATACTTAACGTTGCGTACTAACAATTTAAGACTTGCGAGTATAATTTACTTTCCTTCAGTCACATCTCATTGTAACGTAATAAACATAAACATTGTATATCCGTTTGCTTTAAGCCATTGGCGGACGGAATGCCAGCAAGTCGGTTATCAGAGCCTGTCATTCAGATAAATGCACTGAGCGGTTCGGTGAACATAATGAGCACGGTATCGTCAATGAGAATGAATTCCGTCCCTTCTGGATCGAGTACATAGAGGGCGTGGTGACCGTCGGCAAAGGAGGGCAGCAGACGGCTTTCTCTCAGTGGGATGCCGGTGCATATCATGggtgtgtcacttcagaggtataTGTTGGAATATCGGGTGCGAGACAACGTGACGATTATTGGGTATTTAACACAACATATACTTGCAAATAGAACCAAAACAGCACAACTCTCTCTTCTTTAATACATATTGATGTATATTATCTGAAGATGTAAGATGAGAGTGTATGGTTTAAAATAATTGCAATTAATTTGATATATTTATTACAAATTGTTCGGTAAACTCTAAAATAGGTGAATCAGACAAAATATAATCCACATCAAGGAATTTGTCATTTTATTAAGTCCGGACATCCTTAGTGAAAAACACTTGGTGAAACGGACTGTGTAGTATGTGTTGGAAATTATGTGCCTTTGACGTTGTGCATTTTGTGGAAAATGAACATTGTGTTGCTTGTGTTTGTTTCACGAAGCTTGCTACTTATAACAACATAGGCCCAATGCGCGGCTGTTCTGTATGGGAAAGTGAATAATTATGCTATTTAAAAACCGTTCTTTTATAATCATGTGGTAGAGTTAGATGCCATGGCTCATTGTTTTAGTAAAAACGTTTATGAACAAGCATTGTTCGAATTTAAATAGTCTGGTGTTCAGTTGTTTTTACATTAGCAATTTCGAAATGTAGCATATAGCTCAAATCAGCAACTTTATAGATAATGAAACAAATTTAGTGGGACGCTGTCTTTTTTCAGATTTGTGCATGGGGTCAAAAGTTGCAAATTTAAATACTGAAGCAGAGCCTGTAATGAGCAGAACATCGAACAAACTACAAAATCCCTTATAAGCAGGTGAACATACAGTTAAAAGTTAaacattaagaaaacaaaactattttcctaaacatgtatttatttccatatttttccaggaaacaaacaaattgttttaggTGGAAAGAAATTATTTCCAGGAATTGGAGCACTATTTGGATGGAGAGAGATTTCGAGGCACCGAATTTGTTGAACCTCATTTGTTACTaaatattataccaaaacaaggtttaaaacaataaaagaaaaaaccaatTTAAGACGTATTACCTTCGATGCTGAGGGACTATCATTTAAAGTCCAATAATCGTATGAAGTTGGTCTTAAATTCGAAAGTGCCTTTTATTAGAGggcggttttctttttttccgttTACCACTTAAGACGCCATCATTTTTACACTTTAACACTCAGTTTCAAGTCATAGAACAGCACTGCTCTGCAACTCCACAAATACATACCTAGTAAAaaactttgccttggatcggacgagttggtcaaaacaatagagtttgtaaccgtttttttataaaacgcatatggttggaaagatgttttaaaaatagaatacaatgatccacacaagtttgcctcgaaattgcgtggttttccttctactgtgcgaactaacatggtcgaccgatccaaggcaacgtgttcctttaaatttgccTCCACATACAAGCTTTAAAGTATTGACAATCCAACTTTAAAAGGGAAACGGTGTTATTTGTGATGACCAACTACTGTCACTTGAGTTGATAACAGACTATCAAGTTCAATTTGAAGACGTTTTGCATGTAGGGCGCCCTCTGCTGGACAATAGTGACTAGTCGAATAAGATACCAATCTGATGTTATCCATCAAGTAGATGAATATATATTTGGAAATGATTTGTAACCAAGAAAAGGGCGTCATAAGAATTGTCTAAGTTAAACATTTTACAGTGTCGTTAATAAGAATAATTGAGATTGCGCAGATTCGAAAATTATTGCAAATTCCTACTTCGGTCGGATATAAGATACAAATTAGATGTTATCCACCAAGTAGGTGAATTTATTGCTACAAACTAAGTCACTGTAACAAAAGATTCCGAACCAACAAACCTTTTCCGGTTTGTGTCAGGCAGTAATATAAATAGATGCTGAACATTGTATCAGTTAACACTGCAGTTAATTTTTACCTTGGTTTGAATGTATCAATCATGAGAAATCAAAGACACtatgggacactattggtaattgtcaaagactagccttcacagttgctgtatctcaacatatgcataaaataacaaacctgtgaaaaatttgagctcaatcggtcatcgaacttacgagaaaaacacccttgtcaccaaaagttgtgtgcttttaaatgcttgatttcgagacctcaaattcttaatctgaggtctcgaacacaaattcgtggaaaattacttctttctcgaaaactatgtcacttcagagggagctgtttctcacaatgtgttacactatcaacctctccccattactcgatcgtcaccaagtgaggttttatgctaataattatttttagtaattaccaaaagtgtccactgccgttaagtatataaaaaaaggtCAGTAGAAATGTTTTTACTAGAACTCAAAGGATTGTTAACTTTAACAGTGATACTCAAGTATTTTTTGTGTGCACTAAAATTTGCGCGTAGTTAAATTAAACATACATTGCCTTTGTATTATTCCTTTGATTGGTGTTTCAAACGATTTTGGTggtaaattaaataaaatgaaataaagttGAATGGTATTGCTAGTGCcgttattataatattatgtaTCTATCTATCTGTTTCTTTTGATGGATATCGCATGATGTACCTACTTAAACACAGTACTGTAAACACAGTAGTAATTTACCAGAAAACCCACAGCACTATTCCTTTATGAATGCAGCGCCAATATTAAAGGTCAGTGAAGTGAACGGATGCTTAAAGAGATAGGCTACGTGATTATTACGGAAAAGGAATAATGTGTTCTATtgtagttttaaagacactaaacAAAATCCAAACACTTTTGTCAAAGCTAGGAGAtaaatgaattgtttttttttgtcgggGATTATGTGTCTGTAGTATATCAAGCTTATTTAGATCGTATGGCAATCGATATAAGAAATGGTATGGATCTTCACATGCTAATCGATCATGTGGCAGTCGATATAAGAAATGGTATGGGTCTTCAAATGCTATTATCTTGATAATAATTCAAAGTGCTATTTTCTCTGTAGACTTGGTATTGGTATGTATCTTATAATCAACAAGCATTTAGATTAAAACTGATACTTTTTGATAACTGCCAATCCATTTccttgcctttaaaataatactttcaGTCTAATTTTCTGACCTTGATGAGAAAGTGGCAAACGTGGCACGGATAGCGAGAACCACTTAATTAAATTGCGGCACGCTTCGCTGgtaataaaatcaaacaaattgttCCTTCGGCCGCGTTTCAGACAATAGGAAAAGTTGTTAGTATGGTTGCTATAGACACCGCACTGCTTTTCAAGGCAACTGAAAACGCAGTATTACCTAAATACGCCAGAACAAGACACCGCTACACGTCGCATGTTTGCAGATTTGCTATCCCTCCGGTCCTGGCGACTTCTATCAAGCATGGACGCGATGTTGAAAAAGATTTCAAGTGACATTATTTCCCTAATTCAGGCACTCGGTTTGGTCATGATTTTCTACGTCTTGCCCCTGCAAGGAGAAATGTGTTCTACAATGATCTCTGCAGTTGATGGAGAAAACTATTCGGCTCTGCAGAAAAGAGCATTCGCAAGTCTGAGATCAACCTGCCGCGGCCGCAGAGAGCCACCCATACGCTGTAAGTAGATAGCATTATATCCTAATGTAGTTGGCTGTGGTTTACTTTCCATTAATTGTTGTACTTTTTATATGCCCTCACTCTTTTGTATTTTTGACACTATTTCTGTACAACTATttctgaatttgaatttgaaaaagttTCTGAAAGACATCTgctaagaacaacaacaacttaCTGACTGTTAGTGTTTTGTGTAGCTGTTGTTAAACATTCTTTTTCTGAAAACCCACCATCAACCAGCgaggtaaaaaagaaaaataattgtttatttacatCTATCAAATTGTTTATTccgttattttattttatttttaatttggggTTTTCATTTCAGGGCATGTATGTGAATACTTCACTGCACCATCAAACCCTCATACCTTCAGGTACATCATGGGTCCCTTGAGCATGCCCTTCAAGCTGGACTTCAAAGCGAAAACTTACGCGGAGGCAATGATAGCCCTCGCAGAGAGAAACGCAACCGACTCCATGTTTGCTGAAATAAGTAAGTCgaatttaatttatattttaaatggTTCTGACTTTTACACCAGTGATATTCGGCATGCGAAAATGTTATTGAATATTCACTAATAATTCTTAATTTAAGCAtacattttatttcatacatTTCATGgtgttattgaaaaaaaaaagaataacatAATTCACACCTATAGTGTTTAATATGTCAACTAATAAATCTGATTTTAAATGACCCTAATAAAGTGCTATTCT
Coding sequences within it:
- the LOC139944145 gene encoding uncharacterized protein, whose product is MPQAKMQVFGNRILLFVSAFILPISLAIILHALPLGGEMCSAMISTAEGKNRACLQRKTVLAFGSKCRQPDKKMHVCEYFTEPSKPHTFRYIMGPLSMPFKLDFKAKTFAGLMIALAERNATDTMFAEITIGGRNASKSVIRACHSDKCTERFGEHNEHGIVNENEFRPFWIEYIEGVVTVGKGGQQTAFSQWDAGAYHGCVTSEVYVGISGARQRDDYWVFNTTYTCK
- the LOC139944313 gene encoding uncharacterized protein — protein: MIFYVLPLQGEMCSTMISAVDGENYSALQKRAFASLRSTCRGRREPPIRWHVCEYFTAPSNPHTFRYIMGPLSMPFKLDFKAKTYAEAMIALAERNATDSMFAEITIGGWNGSKSVIRPCHSDICPGWFGEHNEPGTVRENEFRPFWIEYIEGVVRVGKGGQQTAFS